Proteins encoded by one window of Cystobacter ferrugineus:
- a CDS encoding class I SAM-dependent methyltransferase, with protein sequence MNVTSQTDDEQTKLWNGLAGRAWVEAQELLDQMFKPLEDLLVEAVSAGSGRQVLDVGCGTGSTTLAIARQLGAEGRCIGIDISDPMITSARARAERESTPASFIRANAQNHAFEPASFDMIISRFGVMFFDDFVRAFANLKRAAKDDAELRFIAWRSPAENPFMTTAERAAAPLLPNVPARRPDAPGQFAFADQRRVHRILEESGWAEIDIRPIDIACTLPEKELVRYLTRLGPLGLVLQEADDQTRTQVIETVRAAFEPYVHGAEVRFTAACWMVRARAPSAPAEPKEAARA encoded by the coding sequence ATGAATGTCACAAGCCAGACCGATGACGAGCAGACGAAGCTTTGGAATGGCCTCGCCGGACGCGCCTGGGTCGAGGCACAGGAGTTGCTCGACCAGATGTTCAAACCGCTGGAGGACCTGCTCGTCGAAGCGGTCTCCGCCGGCTCCGGGCGCCAGGTGCTCGACGTCGGCTGCGGTACGGGCAGCACGACGCTCGCCATCGCGCGGCAGCTCGGCGCGGAGGGCCGCTGCATCGGCATCGACATTTCGGATCCGATGATCACCTCCGCCCGGGCCCGCGCCGAACGGGAAAGCACGCCGGCGAGCTTCATCCGCGCCAACGCGCAGAACCACGCCTTCGAGCCCGCGAGCTTCGACATGATCATTTCGCGCTTCGGCGTCATGTTCTTCGACGACTTCGTCCGGGCCTTCGCGAACCTGAAGCGCGCCGCGAAGGACGACGCCGAATTGCGGTTCATCGCCTGGCGGAGTCCCGCGGAGAATCCGTTCATGACGACGGCCGAGCGCGCCGCGGCACCGCTCCTGCCAAACGTCCCCGCCCGCCGGCCGGACGCGCCGGGGCAGTTCGCCTTCGCGGACCAGCGCCGGGTCCACCGCATTCTGGAGGAAAGCGGCTGGGCCGAGATCGACATCCGGCCGATCGATATTGCCTGCACCCTGCCCGAGAAGGAGTTGGTCCGTTACCTGACCCGGCTCGGTCCGCTCGGCCTGGTTCTCCAAGAGGCGGACGACCAGACTCGCACCCAGGTCATCGAAACGGTCCGCGCCGCATTCGAGCCCTATGTACACGGAGCGGAGGTCCGCTTCACCGCTGCCTGCTGGATGGTCCGCGCCCGAGCGCCGTCCGCCCCAGCCGAGCCGAAGGAGGCAGCGAGAGCCTGA
- a CDS encoding M20/M25/M40 family metallo-hydrolase: MSRFGIRLIFVALLGFMWTCTQTEEEPSETGREQLHRYIDEQLFDDLSTFVAARTYRGVDQTEAETVANLQKIQEEVRLQVEQFNEKQKVHKLVPFEWKKTINGREYWLFGVRVGSGSRRVALSSHLDTVPPGTLEGWEPFKLVKEQRTYFGREQEFYVGRGSIDDKGPALIAFNVLKAVARQYDGDSKLNGVTLEVLFDTSEETDMAMPYYLEDKPEENPDLGVIFDAMWCIRAEKGGERPVFTLKRGSAKPTGVWIESLDTPKGPANQIPESATAVIRSDSPEALKSFAQQVASLYQSHGFDDPAYRRAELSVDTSGLADNRLVLTTKVSGAQHGSAPDENREEGTNPLISLTNFLSAQVGTHLARNEISEMSRFITWSWGTQVFGEHHPDLLRRNDEVFKEGNGTTYAVTRFYTNPEGAPDIAARVEIDIRYALGHHSVAWDGKTEGLVGGKGTQSVFQDTFTKLLGQFPAEAGYTLEFQTRTVFPPDVRLPEGNAFQRVSHAFEQVLGEQCPRWAIGGGTDAKGNTNLIAAGALFTDKMGPPINYHGINEGAPVEDLRKSADILYTLLTDEVENAGKASSTVRPLFTPMHIAPDFH, from the coding sequence ATGTCTCGATTTGGGATTCGACTCATCTTCGTGGCGCTGTTGGGATTCATGTGGACGTGTACCCAGACGGAGGAGGAGCCGTCGGAGACGGGACGTGAGCAACTCCATCGCTACATCGACGAACAACTGTTCGATGACCTCTCGACGTTCGTCGCGGCCCGGACCTACCGTGGGGTGGACCAGACCGAGGCCGAGACGGTGGCCAACCTCCAGAAAATCCAGGAGGAGGTGCGGCTCCAGGTCGAGCAGTTCAACGAGAAGCAGAAGGTCCACAAGCTGGTTCCCTTCGAGTGGAAGAAGACCATCAACGGCCGTGAGTACTGGCTCTTCGGCGTGCGCGTGGGCTCGGGGTCGCGCCGGGTCGCGCTGAGCAGCCACCTGGACACGGTGCCGCCGGGGACGCTGGAGGGCTGGGAGCCCTTCAAGCTCGTGAAAGAGCAACGGACCTATTTCGGCAGGGAGCAGGAGTTCTACGTCGGCCGCGGCTCCATCGACGACAAGGGCCCCGCCCTCATCGCCTTCAACGTCCTGAAGGCCGTGGCCCGGCAGTACGACGGCGACTCCAAGCTCAATGGCGTCACCCTGGAGGTTCTCTTCGACACCTCGGAGGAGACCGACATGGCGATGCCCTACTACCTGGAAGACAAGCCAGAGGAGAACCCGGACCTGGGGGTCATCTTCGACGCCATGTGGTGCATCCGCGCCGAGAAGGGAGGGGAGCGCCCTGTCTTCACCCTCAAGCGCGGGAGCGCGAAGCCAACGGGCGTGTGGATTGAATCCCTCGACACGCCCAAGGGACCCGCGAACCAGATTCCCGAATCCGCCACCGCCGTCATCCGCTCGGACTCGCCGGAGGCCCTCAAGAGCTTCGCCCAGCAGGTGGCGTCTCTGTACCAGAGCCATGGGTTCGACGACCCCGCCTATCGCCGGGCCGAGCTGAGCGTGGACACGTCGGGACTGGCCGACAACCGCCTCGTCCTCACGACCAAGGTGAGCGGCGCGCAGCACGGCTCGGCACCGGACGAGAACCGGGAGGAGGGAACCAACCCGCTGATCTCCCTGACCAACTTCTTGAGCGCCCAGGTGGGCACGCACCTGGCACGCAATGAAATCAGCGAGATGAGCCGGTTCATCACCTGGAGCTGGGGCACCCAGGTCTTCGGCGAGCACCACCCGGACCTGCTGCGCCGCAACGATGAGGTCTTCAAGGAGGGCAACGGGACGACGTACGCCGTGACCCGCTTCTACACCAACCCGGAGGGCGCTCCCGACATCGCCGCGAGGGTGGAGATCGACATCCGCTATGCGCTCGGCCACCACAGCGTGGCGTGGGACGGAAAGACCGAGGGCCTGGTCGGAGGCAAGGGCACCCAGAGCGTCTTCCAGGACACCTTCACGAAGCTGCTGGGGCAATTCCCCGCCGAGGCCGGTTATACCCTCGAATTCCAGACGAGGACCGTGTTCCCGCCCGATGTCCGGCTCCCGGAGGGCAATGCGTTCCAGCGCGTCAGCCATGCGTTCGAGCAGGTTCTCGGCGAGCAGTGCCCGCGGTGGGCCATTGGTGGCGGAACGGATGCCAAGGGCAATACGAACCTGATCGCCGCCGGCGCGCTGTTCACCGACAAGATGGGGCCGCCCATCAACTACCACGGCATCAACGAGGGCGCTCCGGTCGAGGATCTCCGCAAGAGCGCCGACATCCTCTACACCCTGTTGACGGATGAGGTGGAAAACGCCGGGAAGGCTTCGTCCACCGTCCGGCCTCTCTTCACGCCGATGCACATCGCGCCGGACTTCCACTAA
- a CDS encoding NAD(P)/FAD-dependent oxidoreductase yields the protein MSRAVVIGGGIAGLSAAHVLSQHFERVLLVDRDGQDVAHERQGVPQVDHLHVLMRRGWLAFNELFQGIGEELIRAGAAEVDWGTNCYWVGRFGAFPRPPSDITSRLCSRRLLEKTVRARLASNPRIELVEHFEAETFRWDSSRSRLLAVKARDGRDLEASLFVDASGRNGPFRSKAVLEKVDARASYATCVVRIPHAERLPFRQAYVQVCAPHHLRGGGINPIEDGFHLAMMVGAGHEMPPGDKEGFLDYARSLRDPCVAQVLSEAEFVGPIRCFRRMAGTRVLRPAFQADNLVTVGDALCALNPVYGQGMTVSLLSALELGRQLAQEGRTSQKRFNELVAGPWLTAAGEDLRVPGCTLENVSVRERLTMRFNSILGDRVMLRATFDPDAHQRAMRVLHMVDPPSALLPLALPRVG from the coding sequence ATGTCGAGAGCGGTAGTGATTGGCGGTGGTATCGCGGGTTTGTCGGCGGCGCACGTCCTGTCCCAGCACTTCGAGCGCGTCCTGCTCGTGGATAGGGATGGGCAGGACGTGGCACACGAGCGCCAGGGCGTGCCACAGGTGGATCACCTCCACGTGCTGATGCGGCGCGGTTGGTTGGCGTTCAATGAGCTCTTCCAGGGGATTGGCGAGGAGCTCATCCGGGCCGGGGCCGCGGAGGTCGACTGGGGTACGAACTGCTACTGGGTGGGACGCTTCGGGGCCTTCCCTCGCCCTCCCTCGGACATCACCTCGCGTTTGTGCAGCCGCAGGCTCCTGGAGAAGACGGTCCGCGCCCGTCTGGCGAGCAATCCAAGAATCGAGCTCGTCGAACATTTCGAGGCCGAGACGTTCCGGTGGGATTCCTCGCGGAGCCGCCTCCTGGCGGTGAAGGCGAGAGATGGGCGGGACTTGGAGGCCTCGCTCTTCGTGGATGCCTCGGGGCGCAACGGTCCCTTCCGCTCGAAGGCGGTGCTCGAGAAGGTGGATGCGCGGGCGAGCTATGCCACGTGCGTGGTGCGCATTCCCCACGCGGAGCGTCTGCCCTTCCGGCAGGCCTACGTGCAGGTGTGTGCGCCCCATCACCTGCGCGGAGGTGGCATCAATCCCATCGAGGATGGGTTCCACCTGGCGATGATGGTCGGCGCCGGCCACGAGATGCCTCCGGGAGACAAGGAGGGCTTCCTGGACTACGCGCGCTCCCTGCGAGATCCCTGTGTGGCTCAGGTGCTGTCCGAGGCCGAGTTCGTGGGTCCGATCCGCTGCTTCCGCAGGATGGCGGGAACGCGTGTGTTGCGGCCCGCGTTCCAGGCCGACAACCTCGTGACGGTGGGCGATGCGCTGTGTGCCTTGAATCCCGTCTACGGGCAGGGGATGACGGTGAGCCTGCTGTCGGCGCTCGAGCTCGGGCGGCAACTGGCCCAGGAGGGCAGGACCTCGCAGAAGCGGTTCAACGAGCTCGTCGCGGGTCCCTGGCTCACGGCGGCTGGCGAGGACCTGCGCGTGCCCGGGTGCACCCTGGAGAACGTGAGCGTCAGGGAACGTCTGACCATGAGGTTCAACAGCATCCTGGGAGATAGGGTCATGCTCCGGGCCACCTTCGATCCGGACGCGCATCAGCGCGCGATGCGTGTCCTCCACATGGTGGACCCGCCCTCCGCGCTCCTCCCACTCGCACTGCCTCGTGTGGGGTAG
- a CDS encoding helix-turn-helix domain-containing protein, which produces MRELDITEVARRSGVPASTLRFYEEKGLIASIGRRGLRRLFEPDVLERLALIALGRAAGFSLDEIALMFAPGGRPRIDRQMLAAKAEELDRKIRELSAMRDGLRHAAACPAPSHMECPTFRRILRAAASGAVGARGKRAPRPP; this is translated from the coding sequence GTGAGAGAGCTGGACATCACCGAAGTGGCGCGGCGGTCCGGCGTTCCTGCCTCGACGCTGCGGTTCTATGAGGAAAAGGGGCTGATCGCCTCTATCGGCAGGCGGGGTCTGCGCCGTCTGTTCGAGCCCGACGTGCTGGAACGGCTGGCACTGATCGCGCTGGGGCGCGCCGCTGGCTTCTCTCTCGATGAGATCGCGCTGATGTTCGCGCCGGGCGGGCGGCCGCGCATCGACCGACAGATGCTCGCGGCCAAGGCGGAGGAGCTCGACAGGAAGATCCGCGAACTGAGCGCCATGCGCGACGGCCTGCGGCACGCCGCTGCCTGCCCCGCGCCGAGCCACATGGAATGCCCCACCTTCCGCCGCATCCTGCGGGCCGCCGCGTCTGGAGCTGTGGGAGCGCGAGGGAAGAGGGCTCCGCGGCCACCGTGA
- a CDS encoding MG2 domain-containing protein yields the protein MHDPFTSRSLMALLAMGLSLPFTLQNALLTAKADTESLGGAHRTLTFVSTDKPLYRPGEQLMARGLLLDSISHKPLGHNLLANLEIRGPKGDVLTSARVPTQDSVWGHAWTLPPTVAGGEYTLQVSYPETGEAPAERKFDVRVYRAPRLKSQIEFLRDGYGPGDTVTATLDVKRAEGGPPTGARVTATALVDGVDVARVEGSVDARGLCTVSFKLPARIERGEGSLAFAIEDGGVVETAAKTLPILLRTLDLQMYPEGGDLVAGLPSRVYFEARTPSLKPADLSGVVINQDTGETVAPVRSEHEGRGRFELTPRAGVRYALRIDEPSGIRDLFPLPGVKSRGAVLRSNTDVIPAGQPVVLSVELAGVKRARVTLSKQEVELASSQVDPHERVILDPKDADGVLIATVWDEAGRPLAERLVFRQPSKALSIEVTTDKKRYVPGEQVQLTVRTMREGKPVSALVMLTVTDDAVQQLIEKRDQAPHLPVMVLLEPEVRELADAQLYLDEKNPKARLAVDLLLGTQGWRRFALANAESFVAQHGDQARRAFAIRVPPQFMPPPPGAVVAEGAGLPPPMPAAPVAQAAPPPPKAARPQGALAPPVNPLAGKPAPHPGLAQGALKAKREQARERSIVARRHAAQEADAMAGAPLDELSMSYFREYAHLVRPERKPGDRVDFSETLYWNAGVRTDARGETRVSFGLNDSVTTFKAFVGAVGMDGALGSRVASIESVQPFYIEPKLPLEVTSGDVIQLPLALVNGTTTALEGARVRVALTGGLKAANVDGLRLAANERVRRILELKVGELSRPVEVSLAASAGNYADTVTRTLNIQPAGFPSTTSFSGLLSSRQPAMHALSVPSNLVRGSMKTSLTVYPTPLANMTESLARLVREPSGCFEQTSSTTYPMTMAQRYFQTHSGVSPELVASAREKLETGYKRLVGFECPERGYEWFGENPGHEALTAFGLMHFSEMKQVRDVDAAMLERTRRWLLAQRDGKGGFERKRRALHTWIEDRDTSNAYITWALLESATRPAEQARELSREVAALEEAADKSRNSYVVALTANVLALAGDMAGARKLMDRLAAKQGSSGVVEGGTQSIVGSTGGTLQIETTALAVLAWLKDPGHLGNVERSMRFLADSCQGGRYGSTQSTVLALRAIVAYDQVRSAKRAPGSVRVYVDGRPVGGAVKFDAKSQEALKLPDVAELLTPGKHDLELRMEEGSELPYSIEVTYHALVPASSPDTRVSLEVALAKNALTEGEPTEARVVVTNKTGETLPTTVAIFGVPGGLEVRHDQLKELVKKHAVDAYEVIGRDVVLYWRGMEPRKKLDVPLSLVAAVPGKYTGPASRAYLYYSDDHKIWRDGLEVSIAPR from the coding sequence ATGCACGATCCCTTCACCTCGCGTTCCCTCATGGCCCTGCTCGCCATGGGGCTCTCCCTGCCCTTCACCCTCCAGAACGCACTCCTGACCGCCAAGGCGGATACCGAGTCGCTGGGCGGTGCCCACCGCACCCTCACCTTCGTGAGCACCGACAAGCCGCTCTACCGGCCCGGCGAGCAGCTCATGGCCCGAGGGCTGTTGCTCGACTCGATCAGCCACAAGCCACTGGGACACAACCTGCTGGCGAACCTGGAGATCCGCGGCCCCAAGGGGGATGTGCTCACCTCCGCTCGGGTCCCGACCCAGGATTCGGTCTGGGGCCACGCGTGGACGTTGCCGCCCACGGTGGCGGGGGGCGAGTACACCCTCCAGGTCTCCTATCCGGAGACGGGCGAGGCCCCCGCTGAGCGCAAGTTCGACGTGCGCGTCTACCGCGCCCCCCGGCTCAAGTCGCAGATCGAGTTCCTTCGCGACGGCTACGGCCCCGGGGACACCGTCACCGCCACGCTCGACGTCAAGCGCGCCGAGGGAGGCCCGCCCACGGGCGCTCGCGTCACCGCCACCGCCCTCGTCGATGGCGTCGACGTGGCTCGGGTGGAGGGCTCGGTCGACGCGCGGGGGCTGTGCACGGTCAGCTTCAAGCTGCCGGCGCGCATCGAGCGCGGCGAGGGCTCGCTCGCCTTCGCCATCGAGGATGGCGGGGTGGTCGAGACGGCGGCCAAGACGCTCCCCATCCTCCTGCGGACGCTGGACCTCCAGATGTACCCGGAGGGCGGAGACCTGGTGGCGGGGCTGCCCTCGCGCGTCTACTTCGAGGCGAGGACGCCCTCGCTCAAGCCCGCGGACCTGAGCGGCGTGGTGATCAATCAGGACACGGGCGAGACGGTCGCCCCGGTGCGCTCGGAGCACGAGGGCCGGGGGCGCTTCGAGCTGACGCCCAGGGCGGGGGTCCGGTACGCGCTGCGCATCGATGAGCCCTCGGGCATCCGTGACCTCTTCCCCCTGCCCGGGGTGAAGAGCCGGGGCGCGGTGCTGCGCTCGAACACCGACGTCATCCCCGCGGGTCAGCCCGTGGTGCTCTCGGTGGAGCTCGCGGGCGTGAAGCGGGCACGGGTGACGCTCAGCAAGCAGGAGGTGGAGCTCGCCTCGTCGCAGGTGGATCCCCACGAGCGGGTGATCCTCGATCCGAAGGACGCGGACGGCGTGCTCATCGCCACCGTGTGGGACGAGGCGGGCCGTCCACTCGCGGAGCGGCTCGTGTTCCGTCAGCCCTCCAAGGCCTTGTCCATCGAGGTGACCACGGACAAGAAGCGCTACGTGCCGGGAGAGCAGGTTCAGCTCACCGTCCGCACGATGCGCGAGGGCAAACCCGTGTCGGCGCTGGTGATGCTCACCGTCACCGATGATGCCGTGCAGCAGCTCATCGAGAAGCGCGACCAGGCGCCCCATCTACCGGTGATGGTGTTGCTGGAGCCCGAGGTGCGGGAGCTGGCCGATGCCCAGCTCTACCTCGACGAGAAGAACCCAAAGGCGAGGCTGGCGGTGGATCTGCTGCTGGGCACCCAGGGCTGGCGGCGCTTCGCGCTCGCGAACGCGGAGAGCTTCGTGGCCCAGCATGGGGACCAGGCCCGGCGCGCGTTCGCCATCCGCGTCCCGCCCCAATTCATGCCGCCTCCCCCGGGGGCGGTGGTCGCCGAGGGGGCTGGCCTTCCGCCCCCGATGCCCGCGGCTCCAGTGGCCCAGGCTGCACCGCCGCCCCCCAAGGCGGCCAGGCCCCAGGGAGCCCTGGCTCCGCCCGTCAATCCCCTCGCGGGCAAGCCCGCGCCCCATCCGGGCCTGGCTCAGGGGGCGCTCAAGGCGAAGCGGGAGCAGGCGCGTGAGAGGTCGATCGTGGCCCGGAGGCACGCGGCGCAGGAGGCGGATGCCATGGCCGGGGCGCCTCTGGATGAGCTGTCCATGTCCTACTTCCGGGAGTACGCGCACCTCGTGCGGCCCGAGCGCAAGCCCGGCGACCGCGTGGACTTCTCGGAGACGCTCTACTGGAACGCGGGCGTGCGCACCGATGCCCGGGGCGAGACCCGGGTGTCCTTCGGATTGAACGACTCGGTCACCACCTTCAAGGCGTTCGTGGGAGCCGTGGGGATGGATGGCGCGCTCGGCTCGAGGGTGGCGTCCATCGAGTCGGTCCAGCCCTTCTACATCGAGCCCAAGCTGCCGCTCGAGGTGACGTCCGGAGACGTGATCCAACTGCCGCTGGCGTTGGTGAATGGCACGACCACGGCGCTCGAGGGGGCGCGGGTGCGGGTGGCGCTGACGGGCGGCCTGAAGGCGGCCAACGTCGACGGATTGCGCCTGGCCGCGAACGAGCGGGTGCGGCGCATCCTCGAGCTGAAGGTGGGGGAGCTGTCCAGGCCCGTGGAGGTGTCGCTCGCGGCGAGCGCGGGCAACTACGCGGACACGGTGACGCGCACGCTGAACATCCAGCCTGCTGGCTTCCCCAGCACCACCTCGTTCAGCGGACTGCTCTCGTCGCGCCAGCCCGCCATGCACGCGCTGAGCGTGCCCTCCAATCTGGTGCGCGGCAGCATGAAGACCTCCCTCACGGTGTACCCCACGCCGCTGGCCAACATGACCGAGTCGCTGGCCCGGCTCGTCCGCGAGCCCAGTGGCTGCTTCGAGCAGACGAGCTCGACCACCTATCCCATGACGATGGCGCAGCGGTACTTCCAGACGCACAGCGGCGTGAGTCCCGAACTGGTGGCCTCGGCGCGCGAGAAGCTGGAGACGGGCTACAAGCGGCTGGTGGGCTTCGAGTGCCCGGAGCGCGGCTATGAGTGGTTCGGCGAGAACCCGGGCCACGAGGCGCTCACCGCGTTCGGGCTGATGCACTTCAGCGAGATGAAGCAGGTGCGGGACGTGGACGCCGCGATGCTCGAGCGCACGCGCCGCTGGCTGCTCGCGCAGCGCGATGGCAAGGGCGGCTTCGAGCGCAAGCGCCGCGCGCTCCACACGTGGATCGAGGATCGCGACACCTCCAACGCCTACATCACCTGGGCGCTGCTGGAGAGCGCGACGCGGCCCGCGGAGCAGGCGCGTGAGCTGTCCCGGGAGGTGGCCGCGCTCGAGGAGGCCGCGGACAAGAGCCGGAACAGCTATGTGGTGGCGCTGACCGCCAACGTGCTGGCGCTCGCGGGGGACATGGCCGGGGCGCGCAAGCTCATGGACCGGCTCGCCGCGAAGCAGGGTTCGTCGGGTGTGGTGGAGGGCGGCACCCAGTCCATCGTCGGCAGCACGGGCGGGACGCTCCAGATCGAGACCACCGCGCTCGCGGTGCTGGCGTGGCTCAAGGACCCGGGCCACCTGGGGAACGTGGAGCGCTCGATGCGCTTCCTGGCGGATTCATGCCAGGGGGGACGCTACGGCTCGACCCAGAGCACGGTGCTCGCGCTGCGCGCCATCGTCGCCTATGACCAGGTGCGCTCGGCGAAGCGAGCCCCGGGCTCGGTCCGTGTCTATGTGGACGGCCGGCCCGTGGGCGGCGCGGTGAAGTTCGACGCGAAGTCCCAGGAGGCGCTCAAGCTGCCGGACGTGGCCGAGCTGCTCACCCCGGGGAAGCACGATCTGGAGCTGCGGATGGAGGAAGGCTCGGAGCTGCCGTACTCCATCGAGGTCACCTACCACGCGCTCGTGCCGGCCAGCTCGCCGGACACCCGGGTGTCGCTGGAGGTGGCGCTGGCGAAGAACGCGCTGACCGAGGGCGAGCCGACCGAGGCGCGTGTGGTGGTGACCAACAAGACCGGCGAGACGCTGCCCACCACGGTGGCCATCTTCGGAGTGCCGGGTGGACTCGAGGTGCGGCATGACCAGCTCAAGGAGCTGGTGAAGAAGCACGCGGTGGACGCCTATGAGGTCATCGGCCGCGACGTGGTCCTCTACTGGCGGGGCATGGAGCCGCGCAAGAAGCTGGACGTGCCGCTGTCCCTGGTCGCGGCGGTGCCCGGGAAGTACACGGGCCCCGCGAGCCGCGCGTACCTGTACTACTCGGACGACCACAAGATCTGGCGTGATGGCCTCGAGGTGTCCATCGCTCCCAGGTAG